Genomic DNA from bacterium:
TCAATCCACTTCTTCGCGTTGTCCCACGCGCCACCGGCGTTGTTCAGCGTTGTTGCAAGCAAGATACCGGCAATGGTCGCGACCATCAAAAACCCGGCTTCAGCTTCGGCTTTGAGGGTCAGACCCACGACAATCGGCATCACAATAACAAGTACACCCGGAAGTACCATTTCCTTTAACGCGCCGCGCGTCGTGATATCAATCGCGGTTGAATAATCCGGCTTCTCCGTGCCCTGCATAATGCCCGGGTGTTCGCGGAACTGCCGGCGTACTTCGTTGATGATGTAGTACGCAGCTTTGCCGACAGCTCTAATGTTGAGCGCCGAGAACAAGAATACTAACATTGCGCCAAGCATCGCGCCGACGAACACATCTACCTTTGCAAGATCAACAACTTCCAGACGCACCTCCGTAAGATACGCAGAGAACAGCAGGAACGCGGCAAGCGCGGCAGAACCGATGGCGTAGCCCTTTGTTAATGCCTTTGTGGTGTTGCCCGCCGTGTCCAGCTTATCCATCACTTTGCGGAAATCACCGGACTCGCCGGAGAGCTCCACAATACCCGCGCCATTGTCGGTGATGGGACCAAAGGTATCCATCGCAAGAATATACGCTGCAGTCGCGAGCATTCCCATAGTGGCCGCGGCCGTGCCATAAAGCCCGCCGCCGGGAATACCGGACTGTTCACCCAACCAATACGCGCCAAGCAACGCGGAAACAATCGCCACAACCGTCATGCCGGTTGACTCCAAACCGACGGAGAAGCCCATAATCACGTTCGTGCCGGAACCGGTCTTTGACGCATCAGCAATGGAAGAAACAGGCCGAAAACGCGACTCGGTGTAGTACTGCGTAATGTAGACAAATGCCAAGCTGGTCAAGATTCCCACCATGCCGGCGCCAAAGAACCACAAATACGACGCGCCCAAAAGCATTTTCGCCGTAAAGTAAAATGCGATTGCCGCGAGCACCAATGTTACATAGTATCCACGATTTAAGGCCGCCATCGGACTTTCATTTTCTTTTGCCTTCACCGCGAATATGCCGACAATCGTCGCGATTAAACCGAAGGCGCGAAGCACCAGCGGGAAAATAACACCGCCGACGCCAAAATATGGGAAGAGCGCCGCGCCAAGAATCATCGCGCCGATATTTTCCGCCGCGGTGGATTCAAAAAGGTCCGCGCCACGTCCGGCGCAGTCACCCACATTGTCACCAACGAGGTCCGCGATGACCGCAGGGTTCCTCGGGTCATCTTCCGGAATGCCCGCTTCAACCTTACCCACCAAATCCGCGCCCACATCAGCCGCTTTGGTGTAAATGCCTCCACCGAGTTGCGCGAAGAGCGCCACGAGCGACGCGCCAAAGCCATAGCCCACAAGCATCGTCGGAATCTTCACTAATTCGTATCCCAAATATTTATAAATAAGAAACAATCCGGAAATGCCGAGTAGCGACAAACTCACCACAATCAATCCGGTAATTGCTCCGCCCTTGAACGCCACCTGAAGCGCAGCGTTAAAACCGTTTTTAGAGGCAGCCGCCGAACGCACATTCGCAGTCGTAGACATCGCCATACCCACGATACCCGCGACGCCCGAAGAAACCGCGCCGAGCGTAAACGCCAGCAAGGTCTGCCAGCCCGTGGTCACATCCCCATTCACGGCGTAGATAGTAAAAAGGCCGAGTCCCAACGCGACCGAAATCCAGAAAATGGTCTTATATTGCCGCTTCACGAAAGCATTCGATCCTTCCTTAATAGCAGACGAAATCTTCTGCATGCTCTCCGATCCGGTCGGCTGACGCTTGATCCACACGATAAGATACGCGACGAAGATTAACGATAATACGGAAATACCGATTGGCAGGTACTCAATCATAATTTTTTAATAATTAATAATAACCTATTCTTCTTTTTTCTCTTCCGTCTTCGTGGGAGCAGCTTCCCCGCTCACGCCTTCCGCAACGCCCCCGACGAGCGCCTCGTCCGGTTTTGCTTCCGAACGCACATCGATCTTCCAGCCCGTCAGTTTTGCCGCGAGCCGCACATTTTGTCCGCCTTTACCGATAGCCAAACTCAACTGGTCATCGGACACATACACGCGCGCCTCATGCCGGTCATTCACCTCCGCGCGTTGCGCTTTTGCGGGAGAGAGCGCGTTACCGACAAACGTCGCCGCATCTTCAGACCACTCAATGATATCCAATTTTTCCTGTCCAAGTTCATTAGAAAGCGCCATCACGCGTGTGCCGCGTTGGCCAACGCACGAACCCACCGGATCAACGCCTTGCGCTTTTGACGCAACAGCGACTTTAGTTCGGCTCCCCGGTTCCCGCGCGATGCCTTTAATCTCCACACTACCATCGGCAACTTCGGGAACTTCAATCGCGAACAACTTGCTGATAAATTTCGGATGCGCGCGCGAAAGAATAATGCCGGGAAGACGCGCGTCATCTTGCACCGCCAAGACGTAGAAACGGAGCCGCTCGCCGATGCGATAATGCTCATACGGAATCATCTCGGCTTGAAACATAACGCCGGTCGTGCGGCCCAAATCCACATATACATTACCGTGCTCCATGCGCTGAACGATACCGCTCACAATTTCACCTTCGCGATTCTGAAACTCCTTCAAAATCGAATCTCGCTCCGCTTCCCGCAAGCGCTGTAAAATAACCTGCTTCGCGGTTTGCGCGGCAATGCGGCCGAAGTCCTCGTGCGGCTCCAATGGAAACAACATTTCCTCGCCTAACTGGATGTCTTTGTTAATTTTCTTCGCCTCATCAATCAAAATGTGTCGGTCGGAATTATAGCGCGGAAGTTTTTCTTCTTCACCTTCCACGGGCATCTCTACCGGAACTTCGACGGCTTTTACCGCTGCGCCTCTTTCTTTTTTGACTTCGCTCGACTCCTCTAATTGCGCCTCATCGTACTTCGTCGTATCAACGGTTGTTTCATCAGCAACGATTTTCACCTGCCAAAACTTCAGGGCGCCGCTCTTGAAATCCAATTTCGCGCGGACAACTTCCCCGCGCTTTTCGTATTCCTTTTTATATGCCGCGGCGATGGACGATTCAATCGCCTCAATAACACGGGTGGCATCAATGCCTTTTTCCGTGGATACCTGTTCTACCGCCCTCGCTAAATTTTTTAGATCAATCATACGTGTAGTAATCACTAATATCGCGAATCGTTCGGCTTAATAACGCGAATAGAACGCGCCTGCCGGTATTCGCATTATTTTTAGATCCTCATTTGCGATATTCGTGAACGCTATAATTCGTAAAAAGGGGCGCTCACGCGACCCTCAATAGATTCAACGTAGCATATCAGGTTCTTTTCCGTCAATACAGCGAATACAAAATGAGATCGGGGTTCACGCGCGTGCGTGAACCCCGTCGTTCGCTTGGTCTACTCGCTTTCCGGCTCTGGCTCGTCCGCAGGAACGACCTCCTCGCAGCACTCGGCGACCGCGTCCACATCCTCGCAGTGGTCGGGATGAAAGGATCCGTTCATGAGAGCGCACTTCGGTGCTCGCGTCTTCACGGGAAAGCACGCGCTCGGAGTCGTGGAGTAGCGAGACTCCTGGAACCACGATCCCTCGCCGTTGAGACGCTTCCATGCGTTCCTTGTGATGTAGATCTCGGCCATCGGCTCCTCGTCTACCTGGTCCGAATCCGGAACGTAGCCTCCCCGAGGCATCCGCTTCTTCATCGCCATCTGACGTACCTCCAATGAACGACAAATCTGTGCTTATAGTATCAACTAAAGCGCCAAACAGTCAACATCGCCACCCTCCTCTGCATCACAACGCCATGCATAGTGTTGTGAGCGGGTTTGTCGGAGGCGATTCGGCATGGTGTCCCGCTTTTTTTGCGGGACCGAATCGCCGAGACATTGAGGCCTCGCGCGCGCTGGAGCGCGAGAGTCGGACCCGCGAACAATGCTATGCCGGGCGTTGTGTTACATCTACTCCTTCTCTCCGCTAGTCGCTTTCACAAACTCCATAATAAGACCTGTCAACTTCGGCTCTTTGCCCAACATATTCGTCCCATGACCCGCATGTTCATAGATATGCAAACGCTTTTCTACATCTTTAGGTATTGAAGAAAAAATCTTCTGGGTCTCGTCGCTATTGCTGTTGTCATCACGCGACGTCACAAAAAACATTCGCGCGGCCGGCTTCAATGCCTCCGCCGCCGGCAGCGTCATAATGCCGCGATAGTTTGAACCGGCAGAAAGCAGAATTGCCGTCTTGAAGTCCGGATGATCCGCGATGTACTTCAACGCCAAGTTTGCGCCGATGGAAGCACCCATGAGCACAACCCTATCCACCGCCACACCTTTCGCCAGCAAGTATTTCACCGCCGCGTCCACATCCAAAATACTTTTTTGATGCTCCTCATCAGTATATTTTGTATAGCCGTTCGGACCGCCTTCCGATTCGCCGTGGCCGCGCAAATCAATGGCGAGTGCGAGATATCCTTCACCGGCAAACCGGAGCGCCAGCTCATCCCAAGAATCTTTCACCGCCGGCATCATATGCAAAAAAACCACGCCTCCTTTGGGATCAGGAACATCGTAAAATGTCCCGGCGATATCAATGCCGTCCAGCGTCTTTATGGTCACTGCGACGGGTGTAATGTCCATACGGGTGCTACCGGAGCTCGTACGTCACGCTCACATTTACTCTAACCTCCTCACTCCCCGGCTCAATCGTCGGCGCGGGAGCGCCACCATCCGACTTCATTGCCATCGCCTCAAATGAACGAAGATAGATCGGGCCGCCTTGGGACCCTTCGCTAAAGGTGACCACGCGCCCGATACGGACGCCGTTCTGTCTTGCCATAGCTGCGGCTTTGGAGTACGCGCGATCAAACGCTTCTTCACGCGCCATCACCAGATATTTCTCCGGGTCTTCAACTTCAAAATTGACGCCTTGGATTTGATTAATGCCAAGAGATGGAAGCTGTCCCAGTATCGGCGATATTTTCGCAAAGTCGCGCAGCTGTACCGAAACGGTCTGCGTCAGTGTGTAGCCGGAAATGTAACTCGTACGCTTTTTTTCGTCATAATCATAACGCGGTGAAAGGTTGTACCCGGATGTTTTTATATCTTTCGCGTCAACATCCTGCGCTTTAATGAAAGCTATCGCGTCATTCATCTTCACCGTGTTGTCGCGCTGAATTACCTCCGGATCCTTGCCTTCAGAAACAACAGAAAAGGAAAGTTTTGCGATATCCGGTTCAGCAACAATTTTACCTTCCGCCGAAATAGTTATCGTTCGCGTGATGGGAAGCGAAGCGGTATAACGCCCGACGTAATACACCGCGCACCATGTGCCGAACACGATCGTGACAATAAGCGCGACGTCAATCAACACCCAGAAATAATTTTTTGCTTCCTTGATCATGTAATCCTTCGACAGGCTCAGGATATAAATATAATAGTTGGTGAGCTTGTCGAACCACAACGTAAAACATCAACGATCGGCGGCAATCCCAACGATTGCTTTAATTTCCTCCGGTTTCAAACTCGCGCCGCCAACGAGCGCTCCGCCAATTGTTTTTTCCTTTAAAAATCCTGCGGCGTTCGCGGCATTGACCGAACCGCCGTAGAGTACGGGAATCGGCACAGTGATGCCAAGCCGTTGAATCTCCTCTCCTATATATAGTACCATGTTTACCGCATTTTCCGGAGTATCGGCTGCGGCATTTTTGTTTGTGCTGATGGCCCAGATGGGCTCATATGCTATAACAATTGACATTTGACTATTAACATTTGACTGGCCCACTCGAGATAAACCGATGCGAAGCTCGCGGGCGACGACTTCTTTCGCCTGACCGGCATCATGTTCCTCGCGCGATTCGCCGACGCAGAGTACCGGAATAAGTCCGGCATCCACCGCCGTCTTCATTTTATTCGCAATCATCTCGTCGGTTTCACCGAGCCGCCGCCGATCGGAATGACCGACGATAACATACCGCGCACCAAGCGATGCAAGGTCATCCGAAACATCCTGCGCACCGAGCTCCGCGTTTTTCAACTCCTTCCCGACGACTTCCAAAAACGTGGGTGGCGGCGCAATCACAAGCCCCTCAATATCCGTTGCGCGCGCCAACGCAACCGCTTCTTCAACGGTCGCTGGGTGCATTTTCCAGTTAGCAATTATTAGCTTCATTAGATTATTAGCTCCGTTAGCTTGTTAGCGCGATCCATGCAGCTTTGTTGACCTCAATTATTCTCCATGATACCATGCGTACAGCTCTCGGACAAAGGAGGACACAATGAGTAACTGGCTGAAGGACACAGCGAAGGAATCGGTGCAACTGGGCAAGTACCTCTCTCTCGGTAGCGCGCTTTTCATTCCCATCCTCCTTACTTATTGGTACTTCACCAACAAGCCCGGGATACGCACGGAGGTGAATGAACAGCAACTCTTCGTCGTATGTCTCGCCGGTGTGATGGCCGTAGGCGCGATCCTTCTCACGATTCTGCACGACCTGCACTGGGAAGGGAGCCGCGCCAAGTACTGGCCGGTGCTTGTGTTCTACGGGAGCACCGTACTCGTGTGGACGGAAGGAGTCCACCTCGTTGCCATCATGCTCGGCGCAACGATGACGATCGCACTGCTCTGCATGAAGCTCGACGACTACCTCGCCGCAAGGGGCTGGGGCAGCAAATCCCAGCCACTCGAAAGTCCGGCACACGACGAACTGCCATAAACAGCACAACAAGCGAACCCGCCCCGAGTAGCCAACGGCTACAGGGGCGGCTTCATTTTTATATTTTTACTCATCGCGTACCAATCCTTACTCTACTAATACGCGGCCGCGTAATAGTAGAGTAACTGATCTATACCTAATAGATTCCGGGTCAAGCCCGGAATGACAAAAGGTGGTTTATGGCGACGCATCGGAAGACGCCGCGTGTATTTTCCGCAACATATTGGAGCGATGCGTGAAATTCACGAGTAAAGAAATCGCGAAGTCGGAACAATGGCGCTGTGTGAATCCCGAAGGCCGCCCCGACCGCGGTCGGGGCGAGACAGAGGTTGAGTTCGCCTTATTCCAAGAACCCATCTCAAAAATCCCTCCCAGGCGCGTTTGTAGCGATTTCCTCGAATCCGCTAGGCGCGAGGAGGAGGTTGTAACCTCTGGGTTACGCCGACGACGAGCAACGCCGCGGGGCGAGGAAATCGCACGAACCCTTCGGGATACGGCCAATTCCAGCGATTCCTTTGTCGCAACTCCCTCGGAGTATCCAGAGGATACACCTTCGGTCGTCGCTCCTCGGACTCGCTGGAATTGACTCGT
This window encodes:
- a CDS encoding sodium-translocating pyrophosphatase, with the translated sequence MIEYLPIGISVLSLIFVAYLIVWIKRQPTGSESMQKISSAIKEGSNAFVKRQYKTIFWISVALGLGLFTIYAVNGDVTTGWQTLLAFTLGAVSSGVAGIVGMAMSTTANVRSAAASKNGFNAALQVAFKGGAITGLIVVSLSLLGISGLFLIYKYLGYELVKIPTMLVGYGFGASLVALFAQLGGGIYTKAADVGADLVGKVEAGIPEDDPRNPAVIADLVGDNVGDCAGRGADLFESTAAENIGAMILGAALFPYFGVGGVIFPLVLRAFGLIATIVGIFAVKAKENESPMAALNRGYYVTLVLAAIAFYFTAKMLLGASYLWFFGAGMVGILTSLAFVYITQYYTESRFRPVSSIADASKTGSGTNVIMGFSVGLESTGMTVVAIVSALLGAYWLGEQSGIPGGGLYGTAAATMGMLATAAYILAMDTFGPITDNGAGIVELSGESGDFRKVMDKLDTAGNTTKALTKGYAIGSAALAAFLLFSAYLTEVRLEVVDLAKVDVFVGAMLGAMLVFLFSALNIRAVGKAAYYIINEVRRQFREHPGIMQGTEKPDYSTAIDITTRGALKEMVLPGVLVIVMPIVVGLTLKAEAEAGFLMVATIAGILLATTLNNAGGAWDNAKKWIEEGNYGGKGSDAHKAAVTGDTVGDPFKDTAGPSLHVLIKLLATLSLVLAPLFV
- the nusA gene encoding transcription termination factor NusA, yielding MIDLKNLARAVEQVSTEKGIDATRVIEAIESSIAAAYKKEYEKRGEVVRAKLDFKSGALKFWQVKIVADETTVDTTKYDEAQLEESSEVKKERGAAVKAVEVPVEMPVEGEEEKLPRYNSDRHILIDEAKKINKDIQLGEEMLFPLEPHEDFGRIAAQTAKQVILQRLREAERDSILKEFQNREGEIVSGIVQRMEHGNVYVDLGRTTGVMFQAEMIPYEHYRIGERLRFYVLAVQDDARLPGIILSRAHPKFISKLFAIEVPEVADGSVEIKGIAREPGSRTKVAVASKAQGVDPVGSCVGQRGTRVMALSNELGQEKLDIIEWSEDAATFVGNALSPAKAQRAEVNDRHEARVYVSDDQLSLAIGKGGQNVRLAAKLTGWKIDVRSEAKPDEALVGGVAEGVSGEAAPTKTEEKKEE
- a CDS encoding alpha/beta fold hydrolase translates to MDITPVAVTIKTLDGIDIAGTFYDVPDPKGGVVFLHMMPAVKDSWDELALRFAGEGYLALAIDLRGHGESEGGPNGYTKYTDEEHQKSILDVDAAVKYLLAKGVAVDRVVLMGASIGANLALKYIADHPDFKTAILLSAGSNYRGIMTLPAAEALKPAARMFFVTSRDDNSNSDETQKIFSSIPKDVEKRLHIYEHAGHGTNMLGKEPKLTGLIMEFVKATSGEKE
- a CDS encoding SIMPL domain-containing protein (The SIMPL domain is named for its presence in mouse protein SIMPL (signalling molecule that associates with mouse pelle-like kinase). Bacterial member BP26, from Brucella, was shown to assemble into a channel-like structure, while YggE from E. coli has been associated with resistance to oxidative stress.), which gives rise to MIKEAKNYFWVLIDVALIVTIVFGTWCAVYYVGRYTASLPITRTITISAEGKIVAEPDIAKLSFSVVSEGKDPEVIQRDNTVKMNDAIAFIKAQDVDAKDIKTSGYNLSPRYDYDEKKRTSYISGYTLTQTVSVQLRDFAKISPILGQLPSLGINQIQGVNFEVEDPEKYLVMAREEAFDRAYSKAAAMARQNGVRIGRVVTFSEGSQGGPIYLRSFEAMAMKSDGGAPAPTIEPGSEEVRVNVSVTYELR
- a CDS encoding triose-phosphate isomerase, which codes for MKLIIANWKMHPATVEEAVALARATDIEGLVIAPPPTFLEVVGKELKNAELGAQDVSDDLASLGARYVIVGHSDRRRLGETDEMIANKMKTAVDAGLIPVLCVGESREEHDAGQAKEVVARELRIGLSRVGQSNVNSQMSIVIAYEPIWAISTNKNAAADTPENAVNMVLYIGEEIQRLGITVPIPVLYGGSVNAANAAGFLKEKTIGGALVGGASLKPEEIKAIVGIAADR